The Bacteroidota bacterium genome includes a window with the following:
- a CDS encoding cytosolic protein, whose translation MAQFNLELIQNYVTENIGTFHTKRLESLGRLDLNKIIKRKNPYLFKAKDLGPAEMIKSIADAFLSSNEETIFGDWLENLAIFVNSSVYSGRKSGIQGIDLEFDKESIRYIVSIKSGPNWGNSSQNKKMLSDFKSAIKTLRTSNSGLRVVPVNGCCYGIDNTPDKGDYFKYCGQRFWSFISGDDDLYREIIIPIGHDAKQKNLEFLEKYMEIITTLQRGFLNDFCLPNGSINWNKIMELNSGKKA comes from the coding sequence ATGGCACAATTCAATTTAGAACTCATTCAGAATTATGTAACAGAAAATATCGGTACTTTTCATACAAAACGGTTGGAAAGTCTTGGCAGACTTGATCTTAATAAAATAATCAAAAGAAAAAATCCTTATTTGTTCAAAGCCAAAGACCTCGGACCGGCTGAAATGATCAAAAGTATTGCTGATGCATTTCTGTCGTCCAACGAAGAGACTATTTTTGGTGACTGGTTGGAGAATTTAGCGATTTTCGTTAACTCTTCGGTTTATAGCGGTAGAAAGTCTGGAATTCAAGGAATCGATCTTGAATTTGATAAAGAATCGATCAGATACATTGTCAGCATAAAGTCGGGTCCCAACTGGGGAAACAGCAGTCAGAACAAGAAAATGCTCAGCGATTTCAAGTCGGCAATTAAAACTTTGCGTACCAGTAATTCAGGTTTGCGTGTGGTTCCTGTGAACGGTTGTTGCTATGGTATTGATAACACCCCTGACAAAGGAGATTACTTCAAGTATTGCGGACAGAGGTTCTGGTCATTTATCTCAGGTGATGACGATCTGTACAGAGAAATAATAATACCGATCGGACATGATGCCAAACAGAAGAATCTGGAATTTCTGGAAAAGTACATGGAAATAATCACTACCTTGCAGAGAGGTTTCTTGAACGACTTCTGTCTCCCAAATGGTTCGATTAACTGGAACAAAATAATGGAACTTAACTCGGGCAAGAAAGCATAA